The region CTGCTCCAGGGCCTCGCGGCCACGGCCGGTCTCGCCGGCCCGTTCCTGCTCGGCCGGATCGTCGACGACGTGGTGGGCGGGACGGACGTCTCCGCCGTCGACCAGGCCGTCCTCGTACTGGTCGTCGCGGTGCTCGCCCAGGCGATCACGGTGCGCTTCGCCCAGCGCTCCTCGATGGTGCTCGGCGAGACGATCTTCGCGCAGCTGCGCGAGGAGTTCATCGCGCGCATCACCGCGCTGCCGCTCTCGACCGTCGAGAAGGCGGGCACGGGCGACCTCGTGGGACGCACGACCAACGACGTCGACCGCGTGCAGCACACCGTGCGCTTCGGCATCCCGCGCGTGCTCGTCGCGGTCACCACGATCCTCCTGACCGTCGTGGCCGCGGCGCTGACCAGCTGGGTGGTCGCGCTGGCGCTCGTGGTCGGCGTCCCGATCCTGCTGATCGCCGTGCGCCGGTACCTCGCGCGCGCCACGACGGCCTACCTGCGCGAGTCGGCCGCCTACACCGCGATCAACGGCACCTTCACCGAGACCGTCGAGGGCGCGCGCACCGTCGAGGCGCTGGCGCTCGCGCGCCGTCGCCGGCTGCGGGGCGACGCCGACCTCGCCGAGACGGTCGAGGCCGAGTGGGCCACCCTGCGGCTGCGCCAGCAGCTCTTCCCCGCCGTCGACATGGCCTTCGGGCTGCCGAGCGTCGTGGTGCTGCTCTGGGGCGGCTACCTCGTCTCGCAGGGGCAGGTCACCGTCGGCGCGGTCACGACCGTGGCGCTGTACACCGTGCAGCTGATGAACCCCGTGTGGGAGCTCATCTTCTGGGTCGACGAGATCCAGGTGGCGACCGTCTCGCTCGCCCGCATCTTCGGGATCTCCCGCGTCGCCCCGGACCGCACGGCCACGGACGAGCAGCCCGACGACGAGCACATCGTGGCCAGCGACGTCACCTACGCCTACCGCGAGGGCGTCCCCGTCCTGCACGGCATCGACCTCGACCTCGCCGTCGGCGAGCGCCTCGCGGTCGTCGGCCCCTCCGGCGCCGGGAAGTCGACGTTCGGGCGGATGCTCGCGGGTGTCCACCCGCCCACGGGCGGCCGCGTCGCCGTCGGCGGGGTGCCGCTGGTCGACCTCCCGCTCGACGAGCTGCGCGGGCACGTCGCCCTGGTCACCCAGGAGCACCACGTGTTCGTGGGCACGCTCGCGGACAACCTGCGGCTCGCGAAGCCGGCGGCCGACGACGACGAGATCGCCGCCGCGCTCGGCGCCGTCGACGCACTCGGGTGGGCCCGCGCCCTACCGTCCGGGTTCGACACCGAGGTGGGCTCGGGGAGCCACGAGCTGACGCCCGCCCAGGCGCAGCAGCTCGCGCTGGCGCGCCTGGTGCTGCTGGACCCGCACACCCTGGTGCTCGATGAGGCGACCTCGCTCATCGACCCGCGCCAGGCGCGCGACCTCGAGGCCTCGCTCGCCGGGGTGCTCGAGGGGCGCACCGTCGTCGCGATCGCCCACCGCCTGTACACGGCGCACGACGCCGACCGCGTCGCCGTCATCGAC is a window of Litorihabitans aurantiacus DNA encoding:
- a CDS encoding ABC transporter ATP-binding protein produces the protein MSTTLPIADGPQLRRDAGALLRRHAGGFTRVGLLQGLAATAGLAGPFLLGRIVDDVVGGTDVSAVDQAVLVLVVAVLAQAITVRFAQRSSMVLGETIFAQLREEFIARITALPLSTVEKAGTGDLVGRTTNDVDRVQHTVRFGIPRVLVAVTTILLTVVAAALTSWVVALALVVGVPILLIAVRRYLARATTAYLRESAAYTAINGTFTETVEGARTVEALALARRRRLRGDADLAETVEAEWATLRLRQQLFPAVDMAFGLPSVVVLLWGGYLVSQGQVTVGAVTTVALYTVQLMNPVWELIFWVDEIQVATVSLARIFGISRVAPDRTATDEQPDDEHIVASDVTYAYREGVPVLHGIDLDLAVGERLAVVGPSGAGKSTFGRMLAGVHPPTGGRVAVGGVPLVDLPLDELRGHVALVTQEHHVFVGTLADNLRLAKPAADDDEIAAALGAVDALGWARALPSGFDTEVGSGSHELTPAQAQQLALARLVLLDPHTLVLDEATSLIDPRQARDLEASLAGVLEGRTVVAIAHRLYTAHDADRVAVIDAGRITEIGPHHDLVERGGDYAALWHSWQSE